The sequence below is a genomic window from Gouania willdenowi chromosome 12, fGouWil2.1, whole genome shotgun sequence.
tgaacatgtctggaaagtggaaaaatgtgtagaaaagtcattaaaatgtgatgtagaagtgtcagaaatgggagaaatgtagcaaaaatacattaaaaggagcaaaaatatgacaagaaaaagtgatgaaaataggttaaaatatggtgagtttggtgaagttggagaaaaagggtaaaaataagcaaaaatgggcagaaattgttcaaaaaatattcattttcttgaaggtatctggtgACTCCTCAGTGTCTCTTGACCCCAAATTGGACActgaccccaatgttgagaaccaccCTAACTactaaatgaaaatatagagcAGATTATAATAAAGGACAATACATGATGGATGTTGTTATCAGTGCATAATTAAAGACACAATGTGTGGTTTGTTGGCAGGTTAagagtttgtgcattttggttttattttgaaaggtaacGGGCAGCGGGAAAACGCTGGCGTTTGTCATCCCCATCATTGAGCTGCTGCTGAAGCGAGAGGAGAAGCTAAAGAAGATGCAGGTCAGAGACCCACTGGTTGATTATTTACTGCTTCCTTTATTCTGTGAATGATttttctgctgagtcatgcttTGGATTGGTTTCTTGTAGGTGGGAGCTCTGGTGATCACTCCCACCAGAGAGCTCGCTCTCCAGATCAGTGAAGTGATGTCACAGTTCCTCAGCAAGTTCCCACAGTTCAcgtgagtacacacacacacacacacacacacacacacacacacttcagagGTTCTAATGCgtctctgtgttgtttttgtttccaggCAGATTTTATTGATCGGAGGCAGCAACCCAATCGATGACGTGGAGAAGTTCAAAGAAAAAGGGTTTGTTTCTCTTAATAATCATAATGTgatcattattttgttttcctatGAATAAcaagtttaatatgttttaaagtTTGTGTTTATTACACGATATGGTGTTGGTAATGTTACACAACTTGTGCTCATTCAAACAAACTAAgtattactgttattaatgttattactgttattaatattattaatgttattactgttattaatattattactgttattaatattattaatgttattactgttattaatattattactgttattactattaataatattattactgtttttaatattattaatgtttttaatattattaatgttattactattaataatattattcatgttattactattattactgttattaatattattactgttattaatattattactgttattaatgttattactgttattaatgttattactgttattaatgttattaatgttattactgttattaatgttattactgttattaatattattactgttattaatattattaatgttattactgttattaatattattactgttattaatattattaatgttattactgttattaatattattaatgttattaatgttattactgttattaatattattactgttattaatattattaatgttattactgttattaatattattactgttattaatattattaatgttattactgttattaatattattaatgttattactgttattaatattattactgttattaatattattaatgttattactgttattaatattattactgttattactgttattaatattattactgttattaatattattaatgttattactgttattaatattattcatgttattactattattactgttattaatattattactgttattaatattattactgttattactattaataatattattactgttattactattattaatattattactgtttttaatattattaatgttattactattaataatattattaatgttattactaTATATTACTGTTATTcctattaataatattattactgttattcctattattactgttattaatattattactgttattactattaataatattattactgttgttaatattattactattattactgtttttaatattattaatgttattactgttattaatattattactattattactgttattaatattattgctgttattactgttattaatattattactgtttttaatattattactgttattactgttattaatattattactgtttttaatattattaatgttattaatattattactgtttttaatattattgctgttattactgttattaatattattactgtttttaatattattaatgttattactgttattaatattattactgttattttcTAATGACCCATTTAGGGATTAATACAGTTTTTGTAAAATCAGTttctttcagtaaaaaaaagttttacttcTGCTCAAGTCttgtaatttttcaaaataaaatgaccggAACAAATATAGAATTTAATTAAGGTAAATTTTTAACAgctttattctttctttgtgCTCTGGTACCAAATGGTCCACAGTGTCATACTGGTTctagtacgtgtgtgtgtgtgtgtgtgtgtgtgtgtgtttcagagctAACATAGTGATAGCGACCCCAGGCCGTCTGGAGGACATGTTCAGGAGGAAGGGGGAGGGGCTAGACCTGGGTGGCTCAGTGAAGAGTCTGGATGTTCTGGTTCTAGACGAGGCCGACCGCCTCCTGGACATGGGCTTTGAGACCAGGTATGTCCCTGAACGCACCATCCACTGAGTCCACCCTGAACTCATCTCTGTTTATCTTTGTCTGTCTCCTCCTTTCTctatttattatgattattattataaggtATTTCTTTACTTTGTTTGTCTACATGTCATGAGTTTCAGTAAATATATATAGTCTACACActcctgttcaaatgccagatTCTTGTgataaaaaatgacaccaagataaataatttcacaactttttccacctttaatgtgattTAGAACCTGtataaatgatattaaaaacaaactgaaagctTTAAAGGAGGTGaagtcaaataaaaaacagagaATGATGTCGCTAAAGTCTGCACACCCTCTTATATTAGGGGCGGAGCTGTGTTCAGATTGAACCAATCacattcaaactcatgttaaatATGAGTCATCACACATCTGTCACCATGTAAAGTGTCTCTGATTAACCACAAATAAAGTTCAGATGTTTTAGTAGATTTTCCTCACATCTTCTAGAACAATCCATGGTCCTCAGAGAGCTTCTAAAACATCAGAGGACCTCATTGTTCACAGATATCAGTCAGGTgaagatacaaaataaaaatataaaaattaaacaaaacataaagaatGATGAGTACtaatatgcacaaaaataagccCCACAActcaaaacgaccacaaaattacagaaaaataacccaCTCAGCAGGTGTTGTTGAAAGCATAGCTGTCACTGATTATAATGGTCACCAGGTAGACTgttccactgtgtgtgtgtgtgtgtgtgtgtgtgtgtgtgtgtgtgtgtgtgtgtgtgtgtgtcagtctgaACACCATCCTGGGTCACCTCCCCAAACAACGACGCACAGGCTTATTCTCGGCCACTCAGACTCAGGAGCTGGAGAAGCTGGTGAGAGCCGGCCTCAGGAACCCCGTACGCATCACAGTGAAGGAGAAAGGCTCCGCCCCCACCGCCGCCCCCATGCAGAAGACGCCCTCCAGACTGTCTAACTACTACACAGTGAGTAGATATTAACGTCTAAAGCACACATGCCGTGTCTGAGCGGACACGCACTAAGGATCTGACTGCGCACACGTCGTGTTTAAGCGCATGTTGTGTCTGAGCGCACACACACGTCGTGTCTAAGCGCACACACCATGTGTCAGATTTGCAGGTCAGAGAACAAGTTCAACCACCTGGTGGCGTTCCTAAGGCAGCACAAGCACGAGAAGCAGCTGGTGTTCTTCAGGTGGGTGCAGATGCCCCGCCCACTTCTGTCAACCATTCAGAGGCTCTGCACATGCTCACTGGTGGTTTTATGGTTCTCAGCACGTGCGCGTGTGTGGAATACTTTGGTCGAGTCATTGAGACGCTGGTGAAGAAGGTGACGGTGCGACTCATCCACGGGAAGATGAAGAACAAACGCAACAGCATCTTCTCTGACTTCAGGAGCCtcaagaggtgtgtgtgtgtgtgtgtgtgtgtgtgtgtgtgtgtgtgtgtgtgtgtgtgtgtgtgtgtgtgtgtgtgtgtgtgtgtgtgtgtgtgtgtgtgtgtgtgtgtgtgtgtgtgtgtgtgtgtgtgtgtgtgtgtgtgtgtgcgcgcgcgtgcgcgTCTGTctgatactgtgtgtgtgtgtgcagtggtaTCTTGGTGTGTACAGATGTCATGGCTCGAGGCATCGACATCCCAGATGTGAACTGGGTGCTACAGTACGACCCCCCCAGCAATGCCAGGTAAGCTCCGCCCACATCACAAAGTGGACCCAGCCCAGCCAAtgctgctacgtgctaagctaaaccaaacatgtgggactggtcgctacaagCTAAGCTATTATAAACTTgtaggactggttgctacatgctatgCTAATCAAACATTTTGGGCTGGTTgctgcatgctaagctaatcaaacattttggactggttgctacatgctaagctaatcaaatattttggactggttgctacatgctacgcTAATCAGACCTtttggactggttgctacatgctaagctaatcaaacattttggactcgtcgctacatgctaagctaaaccaAACATGCGGGATTtgtagctacatgctaagctaaaccaaacatgttggactcgttgctacatgctaagctaaaccaaacatgttggactcgttgctacatgctaagctaaaccaaacatgttggactcgttgctacatgctaagctaaaccaaacatgttggactcgttgctacatgctaagctaaaccaaacatgttggactcgttgctacatgctaagctaaaccaaacatgttggactcgttgctacatgctaagctaaaccaaacatgttggactcgttgctacatgctaagctaaaccaaacatgttggactctttgctacatgctaagctaaaccaaacatgttggactcgttgctacatgctaagctaaaccaaacatgttggactcgttgctacatgctaagctaaaccaaacatgttggactcgttgctacatgctaagctaaaccaaacatgttggactcgttgctacatgctaagctaaaccaaacatgttggactcgttgctacatgctaagctaaaccaaacatgttggactcgttgctacatgctaaccaagtggttcccaacatttttttcttctagaattacatttttgatcatgttgggTTTGTGacaagctcagatatttttatactgtattttatttgagctGCATttaatatttgaggaagtgaaataGAAtagttgttgtgttgtgttgtaatttcaaatataatatttaaaaaaaaaaaaaaacactttttctaatgagtaatttaaaaaaaaaaatcaattacaagaagaatttcaggcgaccccaaggttgaaaaacactgctacGCTATACCAAAGTTGTGGGACGGGTCTCAGAGTAAGAACATGTACCGTCTTTAATTCGTACATTTTTGGCTgtagattaaaaacatttttagggatttgttttaaaaggtaaaaactaataaaataatccTGCTGACTCtgcattttttctctctcagtgcTTTTGTACATCGATGTGGTCGCACTGCTCGTATTGGTAACTATGGCAACGCCCTGGTGTTCTTGCTGCCGATGGAGGAATCCTACATTAGCTTCTTATC
It includes:
- the ddx55 gene encoding ATP-dependent RNA helicase DDX55; amino-acid sequence: MSNTTEGTWDRLPVKLHEAVLETLAELRFTHMTPVQAACIPLFLSNKDVAAEAVTGSGKTLAFVIPIIELLLKREEKLKKMQVGALVITPTRELALQISEVMSQFLSKFPQFTQILLIGGSNPIDDVEKFKEKGANIVIATPGRLEDMFRRKGEGLDLGGSVKSLDVLVLDEADRLLDMGFETSLNTILGHLPKQRRTGLFSATQTQELEKLVRAGLRNPVRITVKEKGSAPTAAPMQKTPSRLSNYYTICRSENKFNHLVAFLRQHKHEKQLVFFSTCACVEYFGRVIETLVKKVTVRLIHGKMKNKRNSIFSDFRSLKSGILVCTDVMARGIDIPDVNWVLQYDPPSNASAFVHRCGRTARIGNYGNALVFLLPMEESYISFLSINQKCPLQKMSPIKDVVDVLPKVKALALSDRAVFDRGMRAFVSYVQAYAKHECSLIFRVKDLDFASMARGFALLRLPKMPELRGKRFPDFEETDVDTETIRYKDKNRQKQRKKMLAQQKAKEEEEEGEATPRRRSSVRTEAWSKQKNRKDRRRKAAVKRKIKEGSDVEDEDMSELLSDTRLLKKLKKGVISEEDFEHRLSRKHTSL